The following proteins are encoded in a genomic region of Kosakonia oryzae:
- the lysC gene encoding lysine-sensitive aspartokinase 3, giving the protein MTSLVVAKFGGTSVADYDAMNRSADVVLADASVRLVVLSASAGVTNLLVALSEGLEASERFVKLDAIRKIQFDILERMANPSVIREEIERLLENITTLAEAASLATSTALTDELVSHGELMSTLLFVEVLRERNVQAQWFDVRKVMRTSDRFGRAEPDVAALAELSAQQLAPRLSEGLIITQGFIGSEAKGRTTTLGRGGSDYTAALLGEALHASRVDIWTDVPGIYTTDPRVVPAAKRIDEIAFEEAAEMATFGAKVLHPATLLPAVRSDIPVFVGSSKDPKAGGTLVCNKTTNPPLFRALALRRRQTLLTLHSLNMLHSRGFLAEVFGILARHNISVDLITTSEVSVALTLDTTGSTSTGDTLLTQSLLTELSSLCRVEVEENLALVALIGNELSKACGVGKEVFGVLDPFNIRMICYGASSHNLCFLVPGAEAEQVVQKLHHNLFE; this is encoded by the coding sequence ATGACGAGTTTAGTTGTCGCCAAATTTGGCGGCACCAGTGTTGCCGATTACGATGCCATGAACCGCAGTGCGGACGTGGTGCTTGCCGATGCCAGCGTCCGTCTGGTTGTTCTCTCCGCCTCTGCGGGCGTGACCAATCTGCTGGTTGCCCTGTCTGAAGGGCTGGAAGCCAGCGAGCGCTTCGTAAAACTCGACGCTATCCGCAAAATTCAGTTCGATATCCTGGAACGTATGGCGAATCCTTCCGTGATTCGTGAAGAGATCGAACGCCTGCTGGAAAATATCACCACCCTGGCGGAAGCCGCCTCGCTGGCGACCTCTACGGCCCTGACCGACGAGCTGGTGAGCCACGGCGAATTAATGTCGACTCTGCTGTTTGTTGAAGTGCTGCGTGAACGTAACGTTCAGGCGCAGTGGTTTGACGTGCGTAAAGTCATGCGTACCAGCGATCGCTTTGGCCGTGCCGAGCCGGATGTCGCCGCGCTGGCTGAGCTTTCCGCCCAGCAACTCGCGCCGCGCCTCAGCGAAGGGTTAATCATCACCCAGGGCTTTATCGGTAGCGAAGCCAAAGGCCGTACCACCACGCTGGGCCGTGGCGGCAGCGACTATACGGCAGCGCTGCTGGGTGAAGCGCTGCACGCCTCACGTGTGGATATCTGGACAGATGTTCCGGGCATCTATACCACCGATCCGCGCGTCGTTCCGGCAGCAAAACGCATTGATGAAATCGCCTTTGAAGAAGCGGCTGAGATGGCCACTTTTGGCGCGAAAGTGCTGCATCCGGCCACTCTGTTGCCTGCCGTGCGCAGCGACATTCCGGTATTTGTCGGCTCCAGCAAAGACCCGAAAGCGGGCGGCACGCTGGTATGCAACAAAACCACTAATCCACCGCTGTTCCGCGCACTGGCGCTGCGCCGCAGACAAACGCTGCTGACGCTGCACAGCCTGAACATGCTGCACTCACGTGGCTTCCTGGCCGAAGTGTTTGGCATCCTCGCACGACACAATATCTCTGTCGATCTGATCACCACCTCCGAAGTGAGCGTGGCGCTGACGCTGGATACCACCGGCTCAACGTCAACCGGCGATACGTTGCTGACCCAGTCGCTGCTGACCGAGCTGTCATCGCTGTGCCGCGTGGAAGTCGAAGAGAACCTGGCGCTGGTGGCGCTGATCGGCAATGAGCTGTCGAAAGCCTGCGGCGTGGGGAAAGAGGTGTTTGGCGTGCTCGACCCGTTCAACATTCGCATGATCTGCTACGGCGCATCCAGCCATAACCTCTGCTTCCTGGTGCCTGGCGCCGAAGCGGAGCAGGTTGTACAGAAGCTGCATCATAATTTGTTTGAATAA
- the panS gene encoding ketopantoate/pantoate/pantothenate transporter PanS, whose translation MLATLTRLFPLWALLLSVLAYYFPPTFVAIGPWVSTLLMLIMFGMGVHLKLDDFKRVLSRPAPVAAGIFLHYLVMPLAAWLLALLFKMPPDLSAGMVLVGSVASGTASNVMIYLAKGDVALSVTISSVSTLVGVIATPLLTRLYVDAHIQVDVMGMLLSILQIVVIPIALGLIVHHLFPRVVKAVEPYLPAFSMVCILAIISAVVAGSAAYIASVGLVVIVAVILHNSIGLLGGYWGGRLFGFDESTCRTLAIEVGMQNSGLAAALGKIYFSPLAALPGALFSVWHNLSGSLLAGYWSGKPVDGRNADAVKEG comes from the coding sequence ATGCTCGCAACACTGACGCGGCTGTTCCCGTTATGGGCGCTGCTGCTTTCCGTCCTCGCTTATTACTTCCCACCCACCTTCGTCGCCATCGGTCCGTGGGTGAGCACGCTGCTGATGCTGATTATGTTCGGCATGGGCGTGCACCTGAAACTCGATGATTTTAAACGCGTGCTCTCTCGCCCGGCGCCGGTCGCCGCGGGCATTTTCCTGCACTATCTGGTGATGCCGCTGGCGGCATGGCTGCTGGCGTTGCTCTTTAAGATGCCGCCAGATTTGTCCGCCGGAATGGTGCTGGTCGGCAGCGTCGCCAGCGGTACGGCGTCGAACGTGATGATCTACCTGGCAAAAGGCGACGTCGCGCTGTCGGTCACCATCTCTTCCGTCTCAACCCTGGTCGGTGTGATCGCGACGCCGCTGCTGACGCGCCTGTACGTCGATGCGCATATCCAGGTGGATGTGATGGGTATGCTGCTGAGTATTTTGCAAATTGTGGTGATCCCAATAGCGCTGGGGTTGATTGTGCATCACCTGTTCCCGCGCGTGGTGAAAGCGGTCGAACCGTATCTGCCCGCCTTCTCGATGGTGTGTATTCTGGCGATCATCAGCGCGGTAGTGGCCGGTTCTGCGGCGTATATCGCCTCGGTTGGCCTGGTGGTGATTGTCGCGGTGATTCTGCACAACAGCATCGGTTTGCTGGGCGGTTACTGGGGCGGACGCCTGTTCGGCTTTGATGAATCCACCTGCCGCACGCTGGCGATTGAAGTGGGCATGCAAAACTCAGGTCTGGCCGCCGCGTTGGGTAAAATCTACTTCTCCCCGCTCGCCGCACTGCCTGGCGCGTTGTTCTCCGTCTGGCATAACCTCTCTGGCTCGCTGCTGGCGGGTTACTGGTCCGGTAAACCCGTCGACGGGCGCAACGCGGATGCGGTGAAAGAGGGGTAA
- a CDS encoding helix-turn-helix domain-containing protein, with protein MKTTTENLIGHVTPAGANIFAELGFAPETANALAQDAEREVIQLLSIKRQLMQEIAGWIAENHLKQAEVAARLNISRPRVSDVVNQKTSKFTIDALVTMLSKLGKPVTITVG; from the coding sequence ATGAAAACGACAACAGAAAATCTGATTGGTCATGTGACCCCGGCCGGTGCCAATATTTTTGCGGAACTGGGTTTTGCACCTGAAACCGCAAATGCGCTTGCGCAGGATGCGGAACGAGAGGTCATCCAATTGCTGAGTATTAAACGGCAACTGATGCAGGAAATCGCCGGCTGGATAGCTGAAAACCACCTCAAACAGGCGGAAGTAGCCGCCAGACTCAATATTTCTCGCCCTCGCGTCTCCGATGTGGTTAATCAAAAAACCAGTAAATTTACCATTGATGCCCTGGTCACCATGCTGAGTAAACTCGGTAAGCCGGTGACGATTACGGTTGGGTAA
- a CDS encoding type II toxin-antitoxin system RelE/ParE family toxin: protein MLELRPALKPIIWLGSSYKDLCAFPEDVRKDAGYLHKIQAGLEASDWRVMAEVGAGVAEIRLRNHAGAFRVFYLARFEDALYVLHCFHKTSQRTSLSDKAIARTRYRALVEHYRNQK from the coding sequence ATGCTGGAGTTGCGACCTGCCCTAAAGCCCATCATTTGGCTGGGTTCGTCATACAAGGACTTATGTGCTTTTCCAGAAGATGTTCGCAAAGATGCGGGCTATCTGCACAAAATTCAGGCTGGCCTGGAAGCGTCGGACTGGAGAGTGATGGCTGAGGTTGGCGCTGGCGTGGCGGAAATCCGGCTTCGCAATCACGCAGGCGCGTTCCGCGTTTTTTACCTGGCCAGGTTTGAAGATGCGCTGTATGTTTTGCACTGTTTTCATAAAACGTCTCAGCGCACTTCGCTCTCAGATAAGGCGATAGCCCGTACCCGCTATCGCGCATTGGTTGAGCATTACAGGAATCAAAAATGA
- a CDS encoding DUF3811 domain-containing protein — translation MALTRLTQKEMTESEQRELKTLLDRARIAHGRPLSNSEANHVKKEYIDKLMEQREAEVKKARKVKKQQAYKPDESTTFSWSANTSTRGRR, via the coding sequence ATGGCCCTGACCAGACTGACGCAAAAAGAGATGACGGAGAGCGAACAACGGGAGCTAAAAACCCTGCTCGATCGCGCCCGCATCGCGCATGGACGCCCGCTCAGCAATTCTGAAGCGAATCATGTGAAAAAAGAGTACATCGATAAGCTGATGGAGCAGCGTGAAGCGGAAGTGAAGAAAGCCCGCAAGGTTAAAAAACAGCAGGCTTACAAACCCGATGAGAGCACGACCTTTTCCTGGTCGGCGAATACCTCAACGCGCGGCAGACGCTAA